Below is a genomic region from Dromaius novaehollandiae isolate bDroNov1 unplaced genomic scaffold, bDroNov1.hap1 HAP1_SCAFFOLD_182, whole genome shotgun sequence.
ATCTGAAAAGATATACTTCAGATGCTTTCTTCCCACCCCAAAATAAAGGTTATATGAATCACCATAATTTATGTGCAGCAAAAACTCAGACACATATTCCAAGAAATATTTGTGTCAATCCAGAAAGATCCACTAGTTTATTTCATGTTTACATACTAAACACAGgtaataaataaaaattcctgcCTTTAAAAGGAGAGGGCATTCCCTCCCAGTGTGTTGTACTGCTCGGACTTGTCCAAGAGCCATCTacacataaaataaaaagaatacattACATATATCATCTGAAGCATCATTAGCTCATTTTTGTATATTAAAAACCTCACCGTTAATAGAAAAAACTTTATTACAGGACACAAGAACTCCTGATATAAAGCCTTAGTTACAATCTGTAGACTGAATTTCAAtcctcttaaaggaaaaaaaaaaggcattgctCTTACGTGACACCTACGAGAACATTTCAACAGGCTCAGATTTCTCTCCACAATTTAGTCAGGATTTTGTGTGTATATTAAACATATCAAACCCTGTTAAGTTCAAACTAGCTGACAGAAGAGGACACACACATTTCAGGAGAAAACTTTACTGCAATATAAAGCAAATCCAAAAAGCTGCAACAAGTTAGAGATTTAAGTATGATCTTATCAGGGTTCACACACGCTATATGCTTAAATATTAGACCAAGCAAAAAACGTCTACGAGGTAGAAAATTtactttcctgtctttttttaaagtccTATGCTTTTACAATGAAATGCATTAAAACGTTTATTTGAATCTGTGCAATAACAAAGCATATGAAACAATCCAATTTAAAAAAGTCACCACTTCCTGCTCTAATTGTAACTTACAAGCTGTAATCAGCCCTATACAACAAAGGACTGCAATGACATACCTGTACAAAAAGCGTTTCTCAATTATGAATTTATCCGCCCACACCCCCAACATATCTTCTCCTCTTTAttgcattaaaattattttaaatattttaaaacaggctTATATTCACTTCAGATTACACCTACACAGCACAATGGTTTAAAAGAAATTTCCCcattaaactgaaaatgaaaaagcacGTTGAGATCTATAACgggaataaaatgtttttatgctgtgctatggaaaaaacaaaacaaaaacaaaaaaccacctgCAATCTTCCTGGCACTGTGGCCAAGCCATACTGAACAAGAATAAATGCAACAGTAATGAACGCATACCTCCGTCCTCAAGAGGTCTTTTTTGTCCTCCGTAACCATAGTCATTTGAATTCATTGATGTGCCAGCATCTCCTCCAATTTTTGCTGCAATCTAAACATAAGCAGATGTTGTGAGAACAAATTCATTCAGTCAGTCCCTATGCATTCCAGGTTTTCTGAACAATATCAGCGTTTGAGATAATGCATATTAATATCACtcaaaaaaggtaaagaaaaggtTGCTGCTAGAAACAGTCCTGCAGACAGCCATGATACTTTTTTCTCCCCAACGTATTCAGGAGACTTTTGTACTCATCCTTTACCAAAGATTTCCTCCCatactcactttttttcctcctctaccTGAAAAATATCTGCTCTTCAAACTGCAGCAACTTATTTTTCTAGAAGAGCCTTTTCCTATTTTACCTATACTTCGAGAAAGCCTGCGATATGCCGCAGAAAGCTTGACTGATAAAACTATTTTAAACCTTAAAAGTTCtaagtatacttttttttttcaatatagcCAAAAGCGTCAGCGATTATCAGACGGACAAGAAAATTTTGCCTGAAAAACAACGTGAACATCGCCCGTGCTGCAAAACCACAAATAAAacttctagattaaaaaaaaaaaaaaaaaaaagaacaaaaacaacaacaacaaaaaccccgaAAAGCCACCCCGGGCACCTTCGCTCCGCAGGCCGCGGCACCTCCCAACCGGTCTGGGCAGGTTAGCGGGCACCGAGAGCGCCTCAGGGGGCACAATACGGGGCCGCCCTCCCGCCGCTTGGCCGCCGCAGCGGcccggcagggcgcggggctcccgATAAGGCGGCACGCCGCCAGCCGCCGGCCGAGATTGTGCCTCCCCGCAGGCCGGCGGCGGGCACCAGGCCGCGCCTCTCCCCTTGCCCCCGCCGCCCTGCGATGGCGCGGATCCCTTCGGGCCaagccggggcaccgcgggcggcCGCTCGGGCAGCGGGCGATGGCGCAGGGAGGCAGCCGGGGGCCGCCTGGAAGACACtccccgcccgccagcccgcgtCTGAGGaaggcgggcggcgcggagcgcgcCTCGGCGTGCGCGGAGGGGGAGCGGGGGACGGAAAAggggtccccccaccccccgcggaGGCatcccggcggggcggccccctCCTCAGGCCTCCCCagtgcccggcgccgccggggcgcggccCGCCAACTCACCCCGCGGCGCGGCCTGGTCAGGAGCTGCCTCCaggccccacagccccagggccagggccgcccATTGATTTGGCCGAGCCACGTTACGCACGCACCTGCCTAGCCCTCTGCAGCGCGTCTTTAAAGGCATCGTTCACTCCTCcacctccgccgccgcctcccccgggcgcGCCCGAAGCAGGAGGGGGCACCGTGGAATAGTCCGCCATGCTCGCTCAGCCACCGCTTCCTGCCCCGCTCGCTGCctgccaagaaagaaagaaaatggcggCGGGCGGGAGCCTTTCACATTCCTGCGCGGCATCGtgctcggggaggggggagggaaaacgACGTAGCCTCGCGAGAcctgcggcggggaggggcgaGATTTCATAGGGGTACCGGAGAAAGCCGAGGAAGTCTCGCGACGTTTCGTCCTGCCCCGCTACGTGgttgttggggtggggggggaggaggaggaggagcggagTCTCCTGGGGGCGCCCTTCAGGGGCGCGAGGGGAACGGGGGGGGAGCTCTGCGGGGgcggggagaggagcagagggcTCGCGAAGTTTCTACAGCGGCACGGGATTTGAGACGCGTCCGCTGATAGGGCTAGGGAGCGTCACGTGCTGCGCGGGGCGTGCGCAGCGGGGGAGGTGGTGCGGGGGGGGGCTAGGCCGCTCTCGCGTGACttgcgcgggggccgcgggcgagGGAGCGCGGCGCGGAGGCTGCCGGGAACAGGGGTGGCCCGGGGAGCCCGCCGAGACGGCGTCAGTCGGTGAGTGTGTGAGAGTGGTAGTGGTAGTGGcagtggcgcggcgcggcgcctcgGGCAGCCCCAGGCGCGCTCCGCTCCGGCTTGGCCTCCTGCCTTCCCTGCGGCTTCCTCCGCTGTGCTCGGCCGCCTgcagggcggggggcgggggagcagCGGCGCTGGTGCGAGGCCGGGGGGgaggcctgcggggggggggtccggtgCCTGCGGCCATCCGGCGCCGTCGGCGTCACCGCCGTGTGACGCGGGAGCGCTGGAGAAAATGGCAAAATCGCTGTCGCTGGGTTTGCGGGGGAGCAGCCCGGGTGTCCGGTGGCGCCGGCTCGGTAGCGGGAGGGGTGAGGCAGGGCCGGgcccgcgggcggggggccgggccgcgggctgCCTCCGCCGCCCTGGCCCTTCCGGCGTCTGCCGCTTATGTTTAACAGCTTTTCGGCTCTTACGGTCCCACAGCTCTAGAACCAGCGAAATGGGACAGGGTTTTTCCCTTCCGCCTTTTGGAGAGCTTCACTTGCCTCCTTCTACTTACAACGGTTGCTGTTTATTGAACGGTTTTGACAAACCGGAATTTCTTGGCGGTTAAGCAAGCTCAAGCTTTAGTGAAAATCGGAGGTAGTATTGCTGTAACATGGGCCTTGTTCAGACCTTGTGACCCGGGAGTGGGGATGTGCTGTCCTGCTGAGCACTGATGGCAGTGTTGCAACGGCTTCACGTCTAGATAAGGCCATATCTAAAGATAAGGTCAACACTTAAATACTTAACTAAGATGTACAGTTGTTTTCTATACTGTTCTGAGGGAATGCTTTACATgtccttgtctttttttatttatatgcatcAGACTGAAGCTTTTTCACAGGCTCCTAGGTTACATATGTTTCATGCTTTCTCTTAGTTGGAGTAAATAAACGTTTTTAAATTAAAGTGTTGCCAGTCATTTTAattgaagaactgtttttctgGAGCTTGCCTAGTTTTGGGTGACATACAAGGAGGGAACTACTCTGCTGAAGTGGAATAAGAAAATACCGcatgctgttttctctcttgaCTAGCTTTGTAGGTCTGTGCTATCTTATGAAGTTCCTGGTTTCTTGTTGGTCCACTCAGTTATGGTTGTTTATGATCGCACTCGTTTTAGTAGAAGAATAGGCACTAGAAAAGGCTGGCAGAAACACCTTAAGACAtggtgttgctgctgctgctaaggtCAAAGTAGCCTGTATTTCCAGTCCAGGGTTGCTGACTTGGTACAGTAGCAAGTGTGAGGCTATTCTGCTTTCCCACTTGCTAAAAGTATTCATTGCATGTTTACTCAAATCTGTTTTCTAAGAAATTAGATGGAGTAGATTGATAAAACCAATATTTGTGCTGTGTTGTCAGAACTAGAGAGCTTTGGCTTTGCTGTATAAGATGACTTTCAGTTCCGTAGTAACTTTCTCTGTTACTAAAGAAGGATGTTGTAGTAGACGCATCTTTTGCCATTTATCTTTCAGAATTTTAATAATTAGGTAGTAGATAACATAAATGGACAATAAGGAGTTTTAAAATGTCTGTCAGTATTTCTTTTAGAGGTTGGAGGAAGGTGTCTCCCTTTTGTACTTAAACTGCTCAGATAATGACATCTCTCATGGCTTTCAGGCTCcaggttttttttcagtaatcatCAGACTAGAACACTTTGATGGGTGAAATTACTGAgaaacagttatttaaaatgaaaaatctgtaGAGCCAGAAAACTTAATACATATAGttaatatatatactatatatggATAGCGTGCGGATAGCCCCTGAGTAAAGGCGAGTtctcaaaaaaatacatttctgttttttttaatcaaaagtatTCTGTATATGAAGGAATCTTAACTTCTACCAAAATACATCCTTACTTTCCATTGAAGGTAGCCCTGGCACAGAGAACCCAGACTCTTCTAAATTAGCTAGTTCAAGTATTTCAAAAGTACAGGTGAAAGTGTAGAACTTGCCAAAAATCATCTGTCCTGAAAAAAGTGGTTCATCAGTACAGGTAAGAGATCTCTCACAGGAATGGGACATTAGCTAAAGAATTCAGTTTCTTATAGATTGACTCTGGGACTCTCTGGGTACCTTAGTTAGTTTAACTTTGCCTCAGTACACTAAACACTTATACAAGAAGAGTGATTACAGTCTGTAGATATCAGAGAAGGATAACCATTGTAATAGCTGTTCATCTGCTTGCCACATTTTCTGCATGTCATTGCTGGCCTGGGGAAATTTGCAGTTGGTTTCTGAGAACTTCTTTTCTTTGGGAAATTCAAATCGTGTTTCCTGTGTTAGGCATTCACAAAGTGTGTTACTTTTCTGTTTCCTGAACTCCTGTGTGTACTTCAAAATGTAATCACAAAGTGGAGGCTACATTAGGTTGAACATGAGCACCACAACTTCCATGTTCCagatctttctttcctgaaatttcAGAGCAGGGGAAAAGCAAATAGAATTGTGGTCTGAGGAATTATGTGCATCCAGCATTACCTCTGCAGTGTTTGCCAAATAACATCACATGTTACAGAAAAAGGCATTCTTAAATATTCTTGTAGGTTAGTTGTAACTGCTTCCTCTTCTAATTGTCAGCTGATGTTCCTGCACTGGCAAAAGGTGTCTAGGACCTGGAATACTGTCAGTGGTAAGCTCTCTGAAGTAACTACTGAGAGAAGATCCATCCTTTGCTTTAGATCCAAACAACTGTTGATCTGTCGTGAGCATAAATATGTGCATTGAAGAAATAACTGTAAACTTCAGATCCACAATTCTATCTGGAAGAAAATGTATTGGTGGAAAAATGGTAATATTAAAGCATAACTTCAATTGTTTACAAATTCTATATGGTAGTCATAATTTCAAACTCTTTAGAGATGAGGATCAAGGAGGAACAGTTTAGGATTGAAATAGTAAGATCACTCCAGAATTCATCTACTCATATGACCCAAGTGGTGGCCAGCTGTGTTTTCCTCTTCAGCAAATATTTCTGTTGCGCCTATTTCCAGCCAAATGCAGAGGCATGGTTCCTGCTGGCTGAGGAATTGGAGCGGGTGGGAGGAGATAGGGATGTTGAAGAGGGAGGGCAGCCGCTCTGCTGCAGTTGCTGTCCTGTCTGCCTTTAATCAGTGACAATAATGCAGCTTTCCTATTGGCTTCTGGGGAGAATAAGAGTGAATTTGTTCCCTAAACTCATATCTGGTGCCCTGTGTGCCAACTTGTATGTggtaagctttaaaaaaattttttttaggcTTGAGTTTCATCATGCTGCTTTTCTTAGAAGGAAAAGTTTGAGtctatttaaagaaaagttgcatatatatatatatttcatattgctTAGAGCATTTGTATTGTGCATTTTCTTCTTGTGAATCTGATTTAACATATCTTTGATTAAAGTAAAAGCGAGTGGAAACTATTGAAAGAACTTTTAATAGTTGaacttaaaagggaaaaaagggaaacttTCCCCCCAAGGGTTTCAGTTGAGGTCTGTTGGCAAACTGCCTTCTGGGCTACAGGACAGTTGACCCAGTAAAAGATTAATCAATATGACTCAGCCTCTGAAATTTTGACCAGCGTACAAATGGCTAGGGAATTGCATTAGGCCACCATTGCATTAAATATAGAGAGAAAATGCAAAGCATGTGTTTCTTCCTAAATTCAACCGAAGTGCACAATGAGACAGTGAATCACTGTGTGGCATAAATGTAGTGCAAAGAGACAACTGGATAATATTAGTCAGCATGATAGCATGGTCATTGGTCTTCAATGCCATACCCGTTCAAGGGGGTTGGATGTTTTTCTGTGGATGTCATGGGAAGGAAAGCTGTGAGAGTCCAGAGAATCTGTTTGCTGTCAACGTCTGCAAAGCTCTCCTCAGATGAGAGAGAATGTGAGTAAAAAGCGTGGAAGGCCTTGCTTGAAATATAATGGGTGGATGATAGAGCTAGGCATTGTGGCAGTAGTAATACACTTGAGTGGGGATTAAGAAGAGCAGAGGCAACAACTGAGGGTGTTTTAAAGTGGAAACAAATGTAATGAATGCAGTGGTAGCTATAAGGGATAGAAGTATCTACTGTCTATCGGTATAGTGCTGCAGAGCATGAATTCAAGTTCTGTTAATTtctatgtaaatatgtattttcttgaaGAAGGCATTAATGCTCAGGTTTCTCACCTGAAGTACTTAAACTTTTCCTGCTTTGAGAAGGAGTTGGTACAGTTCCCTATTGCATAGGCCTGATCCTTAGTAATATTCTTTCTGGTATTATTTATTACAGCCAACAGCTTTGTGAATTTGAATATGTTGCACAAGGAGATGCTGCTTCTTTTAGATCCCACAAAAAAGGCACAAACTTTCTCTCAGGAAAGATAACTATTTTATGGTTATGGTTCATGGCATTTATAGGACAGACCTCACTATGGACAAGATCTGTCAGCATGTCATGGTCTGACTAGAGGTCCATCTGATGCTGTACCAGCTCAGGGTTCCCAGCATTAGAAGGGACATAAGATTTTATAACTTGCTGTCACCTTTTCTgggatgttaataaaatatttacttccTTGAGAGCGTTTTTGCCTTTCCTGTGGAATCCAAAAGAACCACCAACTCCCAGTGCAGAACAGTGAGTCAGAACACCCTATTTTTAACCAAATTGTGCTTATATCATAGAGTCAATAACTAGCATATAAAGGTAAAATCTTTCTGATGGTGAGGAAGGAAGGATTGAAGATAAGCTCTTAACTGACTGTTCAGTCCTTAAAGCTGTCATTATGACAGGTTTATCTAAACCAAAAACCCTGTCAGTATTTGTTGTAAGGGTTGCATATATGTTTTGGGGAAAATACATTCACAAACTTCACTgcaaatatttaagaatattaGTGCTTTGAAATATGCAATATCCAAAGACAACTGAGAGAAGGTCATAGACTGACTGCAACTTCAGTATTAGTTGATGGTAAAAATATCTTGGTGTAGTTACCAAAAGCCTAGTTGTTTTAAAAATGAGCCCTCAATAATAGTACATGGTATTGAAAGAGGACGTATATTGCTAGCATAATCTCCAAACTCACTCAAAGGATTAATGATGTGAATGTCATGATATGACTTTTTGTGAAGACCAAGAAAACAGGTGGTTCCATGAGTGTAATAAACTAAACCTTTTGACTGGTGATTGGTATGCTTTGCAGAGACTAGAAAGAGGAGATGAGGAgatcttttattttcattgtgcagGTTGTTGTCCGTTAAGATTATGTCCCAAGAGTAAAATGATTTTGTGTAGGTACTTTCATATATAGTCATGGAAATGATAAATTTAATTTGTAGGGGTCCTTCAAttgtccttcatttttctttgtgcttccctttcccccccaccccccttcagaaggggcagggaaaaggttgaaaagaaaacaaatgttactTACTATAGTGAAATGTCTTTCTAGGGTTGGCTGCCATGCAAAAGTCACATTTTCATTATGGGTTTGGGAAACATTTTTTATGAAATTCTGGAATTTCTGTAATCCATTAATAGAATGGATTACAGAAATTAACTGCATCTATTTTGAATGTTctctatttaaacatttttctgcttgaTTGTGCATGTTTCCATGTTATACCTTTTCCTCCTAGCCAGGCCTGCGCCATTTCATCTAGGGGAATAAACTGACTTAAGAGGTTAACTGCAAAATAGGCCTATTAAATTGTCCCCTTCTACCTTCATTTTCCCAAATCTCTTCTAGATTGacttgggggaggggaaggaaacctAAGAAACTTGATTTGAGCTATGGAATGCAAGTGAAACACTTTGAAGACTAATGGGCAACTGCTTTGACTTCTGTTACAGCCAATTCTGGTAAATGTAACTGGTATCTGcctttatttctgtcttctgtagGTGAACAGATGTAAATTCTTATTGTTTTAGCTTACATCAAGTGACTTAGCTATGCTGACATATGTCTTCTTTCAAGTTAAACAGAGTTGTTCTGACATGTCTTTATCAAACTCTTGCCTTTAAACAACTGTTCAGTGCGTGCGTTTTCAGCCTTGCACATAAAGCTAACTGCGTGAATCAGAGTAGCTGGGTGGGATTTTGACAAGCACACTCTGGAAAAAGCATCTAGTGTGACCATCTCCTTTTGCTTATGTAAGAACAGTGATCACATGCCCATAGCAGAAATGTGTGCAGTTCCTTATTTGGTAGTGTTGATAACCTTCTTGTTTGAATACAATGGCAATTAAAAACAAGATCCTGCAGTAAAGAAACTGAAGTTGGTCACTTTCAAGTGCATTTGGTtgttttgcagtttctcttttcatcaagactgagaaaatattcagttattttctgttggaaactattactttttattattgtagaaaaaaaataatagagcATGGATAGGGATTGTGCAAGCATCTTCCCACTTCACCCATCCCATGTACGTGACCAATAACTATGATCAGCATCAtgtctgttcatttttttctcccagatgtTCTGTTTACTGATTATTTAACTATGCCAGAAGATGATTGTCTCATACTTTAGCAAGAAGCAAAAATGGCTTGCAAACATGATGTCTGTCTGTTCTTTGTTTAATTATGAAACATTACTGAAGTAGTGGTGCAACTCTAGAGAGCCTGTTGGCCGTCAGCATAAAGCTGTAGAGTATCTTCCttgttaagaaaatatttttggaatgtgTCGCGTTCCACTAAACAATGTTCCAGACCAGCAGtgtggtattattattattattatttttaatttgaataaatcCAAATGCAAAATGATTGGATGAGAACCATTGGAAAGCAAGACATCAGGCTCAGATCAGGTCTGAGTCATGCCAGTGCCAGCTTCTCAGAGATCTTTAGCAAGAGCTGACCTGTAAGGACCATCTTTATTCTGCAGGTGC
It encodes:
- the LOC135327124 gene encoding far upstream element-binding protein 1-like isoform X1; translated protein: MADYSTVPPPASGAPGGGGGGGGGVNDAFKDALQRARQIAAKIGGDAGTSMNSNDYGYGGQKRPLEDGDGSWTSPSSTTHWEGMPSPFKDQPDAKKVAPQNDSFGNQLPPMHQQQR
- the LOC135327124 gene encoding far upstream element-binding protein 1-like isoform X2, with the protein product MADYSTVPPPASGAPGGGGGGGGGVNDAFKDALQRARQIAAKIGGDAGTSMNSNDYGYGGQKRPLEDGDQPDAKKVAPQNDSFGNQLPPMHQQQR